In a single window of the Romeriopsis navalis LEGE 11480 genome:
- a CDS encoding glycosyltransferase family 4 protein: MNCQLEHAVNITDGSSVNHQPSFMLFDLMTGGHHAFYIKHIVHHWMAIERQENLYILVAPEFFSKHADVVESAVASENIYFVAVSPTEMATISNRQNLLKSMFQEWKIYCQYARKFQITHALLMYYDLFQMPIALGGKSPCDFSGIYFRPTFHYPTFDNYQFSLSDYVRQLRQKLLLGLVLRNPRLKTLFSLDPFAVKHMKRLRGRARVAHLPDPMELHQVEQSEIVRVQQSLAIEPDRQIFLLFGSLHERKGVQQVLDAMCLLPPEPAKKVCLVFVGKITSSNPDAILHQIAMIRQTTAVQIVVRDHFVPDQDVQTYFQLADFILAPYQRHVGMSGIVLQAAAARKPVLASDYGLIGQIVSDNNLGYLVDSSSPSAIAQLMTQCVSQLDARPYDFESSAMLIQQHDAKEFAVNLVDRMLASK; the protein is encoded by the coding sequence ATCGTGCATCATTGGATGGCTATAGAGCGGCAGGAAAATCTGTATATTTTGGTGGCTCCCGAGTTCTTTTCCAAGCATGCCGATGTCGTCGAATCGGCAGTCGCCTCAGAGAATATATATTTCGTGGCGGTTTCACCCACGGAAATGGCGACGATCAGTAACCGTCAGAATCTCCTGAAGTCGATGTTTCAAGAGTGGAAGATATACTGTCAGTATGCGCGGAAATTTCAAATCACTCATGCGCTGTTGATGTACTACGATTTATTCCAGATGCCGATCGCGTTGGGCGGGAAATCGCCCTGTGATTTTTCTGGTATATATTTTAGGCCAACATTTCATTACCCCACATTTGATAATTACCAGTTTTCCCTGTCTGATTACGTTCGTCAGTTGCGGCAAAAACTTTTGTTAGGGTTGGTTTTGCGTAATCCTCGACTGAAAACTTTATTTTCGCTTGACCCATTTGCGGTGAAGCATATGAAGCGTCTTAGAGGCCGCGCAAGGGTGGCACATTTACCTGACCCGATGGAGTTGCATCAGGTCGAGCAGTCAGAAATTGTCAGAGTGCAGCAGTCTTTAGCAATTGAACCCGATCGCCAAATATTTTTGCTGTTTGGTAGCCTGCATGAGCGCAAAGGTGTGCAACAAGTGTTGGATGCGATGTGTCTTTTGCCGCCAGAACCGGCAAAAAAAGTGTGCTTAGTGTTTGTCGGGAAGATTACTTCGAGTAACCCTGATGCAATCCTGCATCAGATTGCGATGATTCGCCAAACCACTGCGGTCCAAATTGTCGTGCGCGATCATTTTGTGCCGGATCAAGATGTTCAGACCTACTTCCAGCTGGCTGATTTTATTCTTGCCCCTTACCAGCGGCATGTCGGGATGAGTGGGATTGTGTTGCAGGCCGCAGCGGCGCGCAAGCCGGTCTTGGCTTCGGATTATGGTTTGATTGGGCAAATTGTGTCGGACAATAATCTGGGGTACTTGGTTGATTCATCATCACCGAGTGCGATTGCCCAGTTGATGACGCAATGTGTGAGCCAGCTGGACGCCCGACCCTATGACTTTGAGTCGAGTGCAATGCTGATTCAGCAACATGATGCCAAGGAGTTTGCGGTTAACCTAGTTGACCGAATGCTGGCTTCGAAATAA